ATATTTGTTTCGTAATGAGATTGTTTCTTTCAGATACACTGTAACTGTAATGGGAGTCATTAACACTGTACTTTGAATGTTCAATGGAAAATTATATTAGAGTAGTGCCTCTCACTTTGTGCACAAGAATAAACCTGTTATATTAGCATACCTCAAACCATGCTGTTAATTTAGGTCTGCCAGACAAAATATTATGCTTCCACACATCTTCAATGAAGAGATGAGCCCTTTCAAAATGCGGAGCATAGGCAATATCCACCTGAGTACAATTGATAATTCGGAAAGTGAACTTATCAGTTAAAGGAACACATATGCACTTCTTCAGGAATATGCCCGTGACATACTGCATACTTCGGTGCGCCCACTAAAAAATATCATGAATGACAGAAATAGGGTGCAAAAAAAACTAAAACACTTACCTGACTGATCTGGCCAAGAAAGAAAGGCCCATCATCAAATTTATGGAGAGCTGTTTCCAAGTAATCAAAAGCACCACCTGAAGCAGATTTTAGATTCTATTAAATCCATACACAACGCTTCTGACAGATTAGCTACTCAGCCTACTCCAACAGAATAGTTGGACCCCTGAATTGAGATAGAGAAGGGTGCGATGTATGACAAATCTAGGGATAGAGAGAATAACAATTCTTACCAGCTTCTTTAACAGGATCCCCTCTTAATGAACCAAACACTATTGACGTCCATTTGTCCGTGTAGGATATCAACTCTTTGGCAAACTCTCTTTTAGCAGGGTCCTGGTTTACAAAAAAAAACTATAAATTTTTGGATCTAGAAGATAGGCAAGAAGAAGGATGAATGTGCCTTCACATCTTACCTCGGGTAAGAGGGCAGGCCCTTCAAAGTGATTGTCTAAGTAGTTAAGTAAATCCAGGCTCTCCCCAGTAACTTTGTTGTCATGTTCTAGTGATGGAACCTATTAGAGACAAGGAATTAGCAACAGAAACTGCAAATTTTTCATCAATTATGCAGAAGTAATAATAATAGAATCCTCAACCCTTATATGTACTCATCCCTCTCACTAGATATGTTAAGAAAATGAACCAATTTTAGTAGATGAAAGTGGTAATCCTATATAGTTTATAATATAATCCAAGAACGTCTAAGTGTTATGAAGCACTCAATACATAGATGCCTTCCAACTGATAAAGCTTtaaaatcttctgataatcttaATAAGGCTGAAACTATCTAACCAGTTAAGTCAGAGTAATGGTAAGATAGGGAGAGGGAGAGCGAGAGGGCCTACTACATTGTTAGGTTCCTACTGGTCTTTATCAAAGATTCCGAGGGCAGTGATCTGGTCATGAAACCAATATTTGCACAATTCTACAAACCTTTCCCAATTATTCTTAAGTTATAAGCACAAGGTGACTATCAATATATTTCAATTTACAACAGACGACCCCCTAAATTTGCAGAATTATTGGTGTCAACACTTAAACAAAACTATTAGAACATAACATAATAATCTGCACTTTAAAATATTACAGGGATATTGTTTTTGTGTGTTTCCTGGTATCTCGATACAGAGCAATTATTGATAATTAGGAATGGTGAAATATGTGTTACCTTATTCTCTGGATATACTTTTTCCTTGTACCAGGTAGGCCTGTTTTGAAGGTTAATAGGCACTACTTCAATCTTGTCTTGGAGTCCCTGCATTTCCAGATGCAACATTAACAACGATTCCAAACTCATTCTGACAGTAATATATGCGTTGCAAAAATCAAAGTAGTGGGCATGAGAAAAAGGATTTGCATCTAAGCTAAGGCCAGACGCAAGTGGACACTCATGTCCAGGTACATACCCATTGTAGAAGAGGGGCTATAACCTCCCCTTAAAAAATCAAAGTTTATTAGTAATAAGCTCGTTTAAATGTTATTTCCTAGATCAAATAGCAAGAAAAATTTAGGACACATGGTTAAATGTCAATCCAAGTTTATTTCTTGCAAAAGTTATATTAACCCCTTCAGATTTAGCAGCAATAAATTCAAAACAGACCTAAGTACACATCTAAATTCTACGACCTTGTTTGGCAATTAGTTGTTAGCGGTAGCGGATGGAATTAGCTATTTTGACTATCTGATCGAGTAAGTTGTTTTGATTAACAGACTCAATTTAATTGTTTCGACTAAACTTGTTTGATAAATAGCTATTTGTATTTAACTAGACACATGTCAATCCTCTAATTGAAAAAGCTCCTCCAAGTAGCTTTTTCAAAATTAGGGGATCGGGTCCAAACCGCTATTTGAATCCGCTAACCACCAAACACCAACCAATATTAGAGGTTTCGCTTGGCCGAACCTCTAATTTGATCATAAAACTTTAAAACAAGTTAATTTGAGCTGTACAAGAGAGTATTATGTAATAGAAAGAGTAAAGACCTTCAAATTCCGGGCGATCCAAACACGCTGAGCAAACGGGCATATGTAGCTGATATACAACCTATACAAAAACAAATTAACAAATCAACAATCGATTTTTCTAGTGTGTGCATGGACATATGCTAAGGTAAGTACTTGATGAGGCGTCAATAAAATATTGGTGAAGAGTTAATTAATAATTATGGACAAAATCTCTGTTAATAAAAATTTTACAACTCATCAATTAAACTTTCTTAGCACGTGCCCATTGACACGTATCCTACAAACCCATCAACAATTATACAAAACTCGTAACGCTACGAACAATTACAGAACAGTTTTAGCGCGCGAACACAGACAAAAAGATACCTAGTGGTACCGTCAAAGACAGGAGGTGGTTGAGAAGTAGAATCCAGTTCTACTGGGCGAGCACTTAACACATTTCTACAAAATTACAAAAGAAacgataaaaaaaattaaaatgtaCAGCAAAACATTTTGTCGTAACAAATTATGAAACATTTAATATGAAGAAAGAAACTTACGGAGCAGCCATTGATCAAGGACGaagaataaataaattaaaaacgGTTTTGTATGAGTGTTGTACTGTAATATATATAGTGAGTTTGAGATTTGACTATATTGATTTCGCCAGCAGTGACGTCCAATGATGTATCTGGTCAGTTTTCGTAGTCTGATTCGAGATTGTCAAGGTCTTGCTGCATCACATTATCCTCATTTGCGCATTCTCCGTTCGAAGCGCGCGTTccatattttttaaattttgaattttttttctcggaaatttttaatttttataacataaacggttatcttctagttttatttaatttatttattaaagttatttaggttccgtttattttgaaatataaaattgataTTATAGTTTAACTTTAAAtctcaatattttattttagttttctttctctcacatttaaccaattaaaagtctcttaactcatattttaacatttctcttttacgttttcagtagtcaatattttaataatttttacaACAAAACtgagtatatattttttttaattaaaatacttttttaaaaaatacattaaatatttttttttgtccGCTAACACAAAAAATTCGTCGATAACTTATATAATTTTAACTATATTATGAAAAATGCCAAAGCCTTACTTAAAAAATGTTAAAGTCTTAACTTTTAAAGTTGTAAAAATTTACGTATTATATTCAAAAATGAtgtaatatattataattataaaattagtaaTCACTATTTTTTTTCCGCTAACAAAACATTTCATCCACAACtcaataaacaaataattatgtttttaaatttattctaataattatgtaaaattcaaatattttcaacatatctcatttgatttattatgtaattaaattaaattatttttaaattatttagtCATACAATACAAATTTATTTATTGATTCATAAAAAAGATATAGGTCAAAAGTAGTTGAATGTATTACTTCTGTCTAATGTACAAAAGGGGTTGCATGCAGATATAGGACCATCTCGATTTCTGCTTAAATCCCCGGGGTAGAAGGTCTATCAATCCTCATACCAAGCTCAATCCTCAGATAATCTACACTACGGTACTAATTCCTCAATCCTCTGTTACTGTTTCTTTAATTTGAAGTTCGGTTGTATGCTTCAATTTCTCTCAATCGGTTGTTATagtagtttatctaatttatctgGTCTGATCTGTATGATCATTGAGAATGTAATTCAAGTTGTATTGGTCTTAATTGATGCATGTAAAGACTTAATCTGATCGGATTATGAATAGTAGTATCCGcataatttgagaaacagagCAAATTGATGTTTTATTTTATGAGTAGTGAACATGTAGGTATGTTCTATTTGATATATGCATTCACAATTGTAGTTTTTCCTTTTGTTTAAAATCATGGTAAGAAATTTGATATGGGGCACTCTTCCTCAATTGTACATTATTTGTTATACTCGGTGCCCCATTTATCATTTTTTTAGTAGTCTCCGCACAATGTGAGAAGCAGAGAAAATTGATGTTTAATTTTAGCAATAGTAAACATCAAGGTTTGTATAATTCGATATATGAATTCACAATTGtagttttttattttgtttaaagtCATGACCAAGTCATTTGATATGTGATACTCTGCTGTAATTGTACAGTACTTGGTGTTATACTCGGTGTAGAATTTCGATAATTTAGTAATGGTGAATACAATGGCCTTTGGTAATAGTAAATACTTGTTGTTCTACTCTGTTTTTTCAGTCGTGATACCATAGACAGATTTCCAAAGTTTAGTTTGTTGCAATGGGTATAATGATTCGAATGTGTTCCTCATTCTTGTTACTTAATTGACAGTTGATTTAGTACAATTTTTCTGGCAAGTAAACATCGGAACAATCTTGCTACTTTTTAGATGGATTAGGAGATGATAGTGTTACAGAGGCTCTGATATACAATCATTGTCATTTCATATGAGCTATATTGCCTCTTTATATTGCAGATATGAGTGGAAATACTGATTTCCGTAGTACAAACATGCAAACCTTGAAATATTCAGAGATGGTAAACTAACATTCACTATCAATCCTTGTAATGTACTATAgtatattcataatttttaactCTACATATTATGTGTGCTCTTTATCCAACATTACATCAGCTTAGGTACTTTAGCGAGGAAAATCCATCGTTCTTTGTAACTCTGCCACGTGATGACAGAGACCTTCGTGAAATGGTATATTTCACTAATATTATGCTAATGTGCATTCTACTATCATTTGATCTTATTGCATACCTGAAGAGTTTAATGATATTATATGATTTAAAAGTACTAATGTGAAAATAAATTTGTCAATTTCCAGAAACTACCTGATAACTTTGTCAATAGTCTTCGAGAATCTATTCCTAGTAAAGTAATTCTTGTACTTGCTAATGGACATGAAACCTATGTGAATTACAAGAAGTCGGAACAGTCTCTCTGTCACATGAAAGAGTTCAACATTGATTGTCGAGGTTTGTTCGATTCCACTTTGATTTACTCTTATAAGGGCAACGGGAAATTCTTTGTGAATTGTTTGAAGGATGACCTCTGCGAGGTTATATACTTCAAGAATAGGACAACTCCACGCGGCACTTTCTATGATCAAGGTACTATACACAAACTTCATAAAAATCTTGTTGGACTACTATGATAAAAATAAAGTGTCTTATGAATGATATGTTTTTTCAGATGTAATGATTGGTATAGGATGGAAGTTCCTGGTGTTTCTTAACAATCCTGTATTTCAAAATGGAGAAATTGTAAGAACACCATTTCCTGTCGGAGTCGGTTATTTTATGTTTCTGATATTTAGGTAAAAAAAGTAGATTACAGTGTTATCGGCCATATCCACTTGTACAGAGCCTATAATTCTGTGCACTTTAGTAATTTATCCATTTATTAGTAAAATGTAAAAGCTGGTACTTTATTAATCTTTGATCTTTGATAGCCAATTCATGCACATTTCTGGAGAGCCTTTGGGAAGCTGCTATCACCTAAAGTCCAGTTCTACATGAGAAATGGAAGTCGATATGAAGGAACGTGTTCCAAAACTGAGAGAAAGATGTATGGCCTTGAAGATCTTGTGCGAGAATATGGTTTGAACGAGACTGACAAAGTTTTGTTTACCTACTTTGGTGAAGGAAATTTTTTTGTCATGATATTTGATACATCAAATGTGGAAGTAATGATGCTTGACCAAGATTCCCAAAGTTCAGGTTATATATACTATACAAATCATGTAATTAATTTTAAACTTACATATTCGTTCTTTTTTGAATTTAATGTTATTTATACTAAAGAGTCAGAGATGGAGATTGCTGATGAACCTGTCCAACTTCCTGTTAACCTGGAAGTTGATGTTCACAACAATGAGAACATGACTTTTACCCTTGTCATGACAACATCCAATGTGGACAACACATCTCATGGAGTGGTACggaaatattttataaaattttataacaaAGTTGCCCTATTTTTTTAATACTTTGACTTGTACTTATTTTTTACATTTGTATTGTAGTATATCCCAAGCTACATTGAATCACCAAATGGATAATGGATAGCTGGTGACATGGTAAATTTGAGAACTGCTGCCGGGAGTTGGTATGTTGGTGTCGTCAAATCGGGGAAGATCTTTAGGTTTTCAAGTGGCTGGAATCAGTTTGTTAGAGAAAATGAGATCTCATTATATGAATTTGAAATTAACTTGTGTCAATTACTCTCTAACTGTATTTctatatatataacttaaatataaaaaaattagttaTATATTACTCGGCATCGCCTTACGACGACACCTcgtagtttaaaatttggaaaattaaaaaatgaaagtaatcaatataagttattttaaaacaGTTGAATTGAAAACTACAATGTTACATTTCTACATATATTGCTTACACATGTGAATTTGaaatcaatttttgaaaattactctctaactgtattactatatatataacttaaatataaaaaaatagtgCAATATTACTCGGCGTCGCCTTACGGCGACACCTCGCagtttaaatttttgaaaattaaaagatataaatactaatataagttattttaaaactgTTGAATTGAAAACCATAATATTTTACCTGAATACATATACAAAACATATAAAAAGTTCATTTTAATATTGTTGATATCCACCTTAACACCTCCTATTTTAagcattataaaattaattattgaaaaatatatattaaaattaaaatatattttttctcGACATAGTTTGctgtaaaaaatttaaaattatataatatattacaatgattttgaaatgcagataaatataatttttcaaaaatataaactgtgtatgcatatattttgaaatgcataaaaatatcatataaatatcacactatctcttttttaaatttttggagattttcattaattcattcaatatttgatattttaatatcaaaagatAATTGACCTCAAAATCAATATTACATAAGGTTACATAATTTATCCAAACTTTTCATAGTTTAATATTGCACTTTTATCTATCCAATATTGTTTTATACATAATTTGAATGAACTTAATAATTTTATTAGTTAAATACAATAAAAAGTATTCATATaaactaattttattttttcAAGTTTACATGGCAGTTCAAATTTTAAATCACCCAAAATACTAACTAAACTCAAAAATACTTGTGAAAAATAATATTAGGACAAAAAAATAGAACACTTGCTATTATTGCATCAATAATTTTTTTAACATTGCTAAAAAATCACAATGTTCCAGCTTTGTTCTCCTCTACATTGCGCTGCACAACAGTCTCTGTTCTGAAAGAATATTTACCTCGAAAATGCACCGCTTTCATAAATAATTTAAGCTCATTAATAAGCTTGATATGAATATCACATTAAAGGAAAACAATCTGGTGAAGTGAATATGATGAATTTTAATCATGTGATCGGGACTACATGTATGAAAGGGTCTATCTACAGAATGTATCCGACTGCTCCTGATGTCATATGTATTCGACCCACCTAGGGCAAAAAAAGTTAAAATTCTGGGATCAATAACAATGGCTTTCAACCTTATGTTTACCACATATTGCTGGTTGTTATCCCTCAAGGAGGAACAACAGAAAAGCTTCCTGGCACAATTACTTTGTAAAGGTTTTCAATAGTTAAAGATGCATGTGACAAAAACTGATAACCCAATTTCTCAAAGTAACCTACATGTTGAACAAAACATCTCCCGCAACGACTATAGAATGTATGAGGCCTTCCTGACACCCTTGCAAGATTGTGCACACTGCCTCGGTCATATTTcccatttaaatttatttttgtgcacgaatttttaaaaaaaaaatcacagTGAACACTTCATATTTATACTATATTTatactgataaatacttcaataaAATGATTAAAAGATTTCATTATTTGGTTTACTTCAAAAAGGATGTAGTTTgtgatccttttgttaataacaCATTAATTATAGAAAGTGGTcaaaaatttcattttaaatgTAAACTTCGAAAAAAATATGTAATTATAATTAATACTTTAATCATTTTATAATAACCGAAAATGTATCTCTCTTGTTCAAtgttatatttttaattttactGAATACATACATGTGCTTTTCAAATTTTTTCATCAAAACTACTTTAAAATTTCATTAGTATTAATTGAAACTTTAACAAATCTATATATAAAATTACAGACTTTGTAATTTTTCAAACTTAGAATGAAGCCCAAATATTAAATTGAAAATTCCTGAAACTATTGTAATGATAAAATAAAACTAAACTTAGAAAAATGTATGGATAAAAGCACGGGGACAACAACAAATTACATAACAAATAGAACAATAATTTTTCTAACATAGCTAAAAAATAATCCACCATGTTCCAGTTTTGTTCTCCATGTTCTGCACTGCAGTGCCTAGTGCCCAGAGGTTGAAACTTTGTTATGCAAGATTACTTTTTTCTTGACTATATCTATTATCTTTTTTCCTTTCATTTTCATATCCTTAACAGCTTAACCTATGTTAGGCTGAGCCAGGCTGAGCTCCTTCCACACTGGCAATGCACTCCTTTCATAAGTAATTCAAGCTCATTCCAAAAAACACTTATTTGTGAGGCTAACATATCCTTCTTGGATTTATAGGCCGTAAGGTATAAATAGTTGCCATCAAGCAGGGCCATTGGTAAGCTTAACATGAATATCACAGTTAAGTACAAAATTAGAAGCACGGATCAGAAAAATAATCAAATATTCTGGTTGGATATGGAGAAAAAACAGGTAATTGAGGTACATAATTATATCTAACATTTTTTTATAAGTGCTTTGGTAtattaaaataacttatataaAAATCATGGTTAAGTTGTCTGGAACTCTATTATCAATATTGTGAATACAAAGGGAATCATAAAATATATTGGAAGAGGATGAGATCACGAAAGCAATTGGAAAAAAATATAATGTTAAAAGAATCCTTGACCGGAACTAAAGATTCAATATGGTTAAAACAAAGAAACTTATACAACGAAGAATGTGATCGATTCATGGTGAGTTATGTACGATGTTTAGTCTCTAAACTTTAATCTTGTTTAAAAATGAGATATATCATCCAAATTATGTATTGAAACTTGGATGAGCTGAAAGCAGCATATATTACAGGCTTTAGTACTTTACCATGATTCACTTTTATTGGTTTATCAAGTCATGTGCAACAGTAGAGCTCGCGAGGAGATGTTGCACACTAATTCATTTGGCACAAAGAGAAAACCAAAAGTTTGAAGGGAGAGGTCGGCTCCTAATGAGAACAATCTTACAAAGAAACAACCCCCCTACCGAGTCTTCGTTCAACATATGAAATAATAAATTATGCAGGATTTCAATTTCTTGGTTAACGGGCACTACAAAAAAAAAAACCTTTAACTATAAATTCTAGTAAAAAGCATACCTAGATTATACTGATAACCACAACTTGAGCAAATTAGAGGTATAAAAAGGgattgttatttctagagaactaataatgagatttacagaaggggggttgaatgtaaatctcaaaactttttcaagttttgagcagtttataaagactgtgtgttcaagatgaacaagtgtgtaaattgctttaagctgatacagacagatatatattcaaacacaaatgtaaagaacacaataaacctttaaaaacttttctggtggatttgttgttccaccagagatggtatttcagaaattctgtgatctaagaatttgatcacagctgcatcctagtacaaactagataatttttctctcaagatttttctaaacagctctggaaaaattcttatctaattactagctactacttggtttatatattaccaaatttacaagtgaagacaaggatatataaaataataaagtaagataaataataaagtaagatctccacttgtttcttctccagttcactccagtactttgttgacttaatgtctctttatactagagtagaacggctgctttttctgatgttcctgaaattaggctgccacatttcagttatctctgttcacccacgtgcctctgtttgtaggtacaactaccacttatcaacggttaatcaacagaacatccgttgaagctttcatccgttgatgcactcatccgttgaaggatattatccgttgaagctttagaga
The sequence above is drawn from the Apium graveolens cultivar Ventura chromosome 2, ASM990537v1, whole genome shotgun sequence genome and encodes:
- the LOC141708963 gene encoding glutathione S-transferase L3-like; amino-acid sequence: MAAPNVLSARPVELDSTSQPPPVFDGTTRLYISYICPFAQRVWIARNLKGLQDKIEVVPINLQNRPTWYKEKVYPENKVPSLEHDNKVTGESLDLLNYLDNHFEGPALLPEDPAKREFAKELISYTDKWTSIVFGSLRGDPVKEAGGAFDYLETALHKFDDGPFFLGQISQVDIAYAPHFERAHLFIEDVWKHNILSGRPKLTAWFEELNKIDAYTQTKVDPQELSTLYKKRFLAQK